The Gemmatimonas aurantiaca T-27 DNA segment CCAGATCAAGAACTACGACGTCGTCGCCGGACGCGCGATCGCGCAACAGGAGTACCGTATCGGCGCGAACGTGGTAGTGATCGGCGACGAGGTGGCCACCTTCTTCTTTCCCGAGATCGACCCTATCGGCCGCGAACTGCATATACGCGGTATCCCCTACACCGTGGTCGGCCGCATCGAGAAACAAGGGTCGCTGTTCGGGATGTCGATGGATCGACTCATCATCGGCCCTCTCGAATCAGGACTCGGTCGCATCACCAATCCGCGCGGCGATATCGATGGCATGATGCTCAAGGCCGCGAGCACGAACGCGATGTTCGATGGCATGGAGCTGGTCCGGGAATCGATGCGTGCACGCCGCCACCTGCGTCCTTCGCAGCGCGACAACTTCTCCATCGAAACATCGGAGTCCGCGCTGGAGGACTTCAATCAGGTGAAGACCATCATGACCATCGCGGGCACGGCACTGCCGATGATCGGACTTGTCGTCGGTGGCATGGTGATCATGAACATCATGCTGGTCGCCGTTGCCGAACGCACACGAGAGATCGGCATCCGGAAATCGCTGGGGGCGCGGCGGAAGGACATCCTGCGGCAATTCCTGGTGGAAGCCGCGACGCTCAGTACACTCGGCGCGTTGGTCGGCATTGGTCTGGGCCTCGCGGCCGCGTGGCTGATCGAAGCAAACACCCCGCTTCCGGCAGCCGTTGCCCCGTGGTCGCTGGTCGTCGCGACCCTGCTCGGGCTCGGGGTTGGCATCATCTCGGGCGTGTATCCCGCGCGGCGCGCCTCGCGTCTCGACCCCATCGAAGCACTACGCCAGGAGTAACCCGTGCGCATCGGAACCAGACTCCTGACCGTCATGGAAGGCGTGAGAATCGCACTCGACGCACTGCGTGCCAACAGAGTGCGAGCCGGTCTCACCATCATGGGCGTCGCTGTCGGGGTATTCGTGGTAGTTGCCCTGTCATCGGTGGTGCAGGGCGTCAATGAAAGCTTCGCGCGCGACGTCGAGGCGGCCGGTCCGACATCCTTCTTCGTGTATCGGCGGCCGATCGGTGGTTTTCGGATTTGCGACGGCACCGACGAGACCTGCCCCGACCGTCGCAACCCGATGATCACGATGGAAGAAGTGCGGATGCTCGAGCGCCTGCCGAGGATCCGGTCGGTCACGGCACATGTGGCTTCGGGTAGCAACTTCCGATACCGGGACCGGCAGGTGAGCGCGGGGATCGACGCCTACACGCCGAATTGGACGGAGGTCGACGCAGGAGACATCAATCCGGGACGAAGCTTCACGAGCGCCGAGTACGAGGCCGGTTCGCGGGTGGTCATCCTGAACACGAAGCTGGCGCAGCGTCTCTTCTACGAATCCGATCCGCTCGACAAGCCGGTTTTCATCGACGGTGTCGTGTTCACCGTCATCGGCATCTACGATTACACCGCGAGTCCCATGGGCACACCGAGTTCGTCCACCGATGGCAACGATCCCAAGGCCATCATCCCGTGGACGACCGGCAAGAGTGCGCTGAACATGTGGGTGCTGGGCAACAACCTGATCGTGAAGCCGCGCGCCGGTGTGACTGCCGAAGAAGCCGTGGACGACGTGACGGCCGCGCTGCGCGGCACGCGCGGCCTGCGTCCCAGTCAGCCAAACAACTTCGAGATCGTCACGCAGGACCGGTTGATGGAGATCTACAACGACCTGTTCGGCACGTTCTTCGTCGTCGGGCTGGCGCTGTCGTCGGTGGGGCTGCTGGTCGGTGGTGTCGGGGTCATTGCCATCATGATGATCTCGGTCACCGAGCGCACGCGCGAGATCGGTGTGCGGAAGGCGCTTGGCGCCACGCGCGGAACGATCCTCTGGCAGTTTCTCGTCGAAGCGGTCACACTGACGAGCATCGGCGCGTCGGTGGGGCTCATCCTCGGGATCCTGACAGCGATCGGCATCCGTACTGCGTGGCCGGAGATCCCGGCGGCCACGCCGTTGTCGTCCATTGTCGCGGCACTGATGGCCAGCGCCGTGACGGGCGTGATCTTTGGCATGCTGCCGGCGATGCGGGCCGCAAAGCTCGACCCGGTGGCAGCGCTGCGCCACGAGTAATCGACTCCGTCGAGCGTATCAGATGACGACCGGGTGCTGCCACGTGAACTCGAGTTCCAGAAGATCATCGCCTTGCATCACTTCGGGCGGTGGCAGGGTCGGCTTGTTGTTGATCCAGCACTGAAATCCTGCGGAGATCTCTACGCTGGCCCCTTCACTGCCCCCCGTCCATTCGCCCCGCAGCAACGTGCCGATCAGGAACCACGATCCCGCGAGGAATCCGCCGTCGGGGGCGCCCCACACCTCGTGCACCTTGTATGGATCCGCACCCGCGCGCTGCAGGAGCATGATCACGGGCTCCGGGATGAGGTGGCGATCCAGCGCGCGAACAAAAGCCGCACAGGTTTCGCAATGCGCCGGGTCAATGGCGTCGATGCGCCCGTACGCGTATTTCGTGCGCGTCGCATCGATCGCCAGTGTCCACTCAAAAAACTCGAGTCGATCAATCACCGAGGCGATCAGTCCGGAGCGTTGTAGTGCACCTTGCACGTGTTGTTCTGCTTCGGATCATCGACGAACGCCCGTATCTTCACATCCACCCACGCCGCGCTCGCCTTGTGCCATAGGAGCACGGTGGTGTCGGGCTGCCAGGCTTCGACGAGATAGCGCGCCGCTTTGATCAGGTGATCCATCGTGGGCTGATAGTGCCCACTGTTTGCCGACAGCGCCTTGAGCTTGCCCTTCTCGATGATCCATTCGCCCGCACAAATGACATCCTTGCCACTGGCGATGGAACTGTGGTGCACCTGGTCAATGCGACACACGTCGCTGAAGAACTCGACGAGGCGCGCCTTCTTGGGATCAGGCTGCGGAAGGCAGACCCAGATCGCAGACTTTTCCGCCCACCGACCGACCTCGGCGCGTTGTGCATCGTTGTAGTCCTGTGGTTCGCCCGGAAACATCGCCGCCGCGCCAGCGGGGTCGCCGCGCTTCACAACCTCCGCCTTCATGGAGGCCGTATCCATGGTCATGCCGCCCACGCCAGATCGTTTCAGTGTCGCGCCGATCTCCACGCGCAGCGCTTCGAGAACGTCCTTGGCCGGCATACGCACACCCACGTCCAGGTCGTGCTGACGTGATTCGGGATGCATTTCCTTCAGAGGCTCTGGCGCCACTCCCGCAGGATAAAGCGCGGCACCCACGACGAATTTCCCCACCGCCGCGGGAGACGGCGGCGCGGCCGCAGATGGCGCTGCGGCGACATAGGGCGGCGCGGCGGCAACAGGTGGCGCGGCCGCAGGTTGGCGCAGGAGTGGCGGTTTAGCGGGATCGTCGTGCGTGTGTCGCAGCAGGGGAGGCTGCGCCGGATCGACAGGTCGCGCCATTGCCCGCACGGCCGTGGGAATATCAATCAACTGGGCGAGCACCTGTACTGCGGCATCGTCGGCAGAATTGAGATCGTACCGCGGCTTCGCGGCAGCCGCGGGGTCCTTGGCGTGCTGGACGTAGACATCATACGGAGGGCGCGGTGCAGTCATTGCAGACTCCAATCAGGGATGGAAGCGGCCAACAGACCGCCGGAAAAGATGCCTCCAACAGATGACTTCGGCGAGGAGGTCGTTGTTTCCGTCTGTCACGTCCCGGTCAACGAACAGCGTCCATATCATAGCGCGCGCAGCCTGTTCGCTCTTCGCCGCTCTCGCACCGCTGACGATCGAGGCGCAGGCACCAGTCATTCCGGATTCGCCGATTGGCGCGGTGCTTCGCGCCTGGTTCGATGCCCACGCGAGTGGAGATCCCGGCCGCATCACGGATTTCTATCGACGCTACCAGCCGGACCGTATTGGACAGGCCGCAGGCGGTGGCCGGATTGGTGGAGCCGGCTTTGAGCTCGTCTCGATCGAGAAGAGCGAACCGCGTCACATCGAGTTCATTGCGCGGGAGAACAGGACGCGCGGTCTGGCGTATGGCACGTTCGAGCTCGCCCCAGGCGATCCCGTTCGCATTGCCAGCTCCACGATGACGCCGATTCCGCCGAACGCGACCGCGGCCGATCTGAGTATCGATGCCGCCGGCCGTCTGAGCGTCATTGCGGCGGCCAGTGCGCAACTCGATTCCGTGTACGTCTTTCCCGAGGTAGCGAAGCACATCGCGGATTCCCTGCAGGCAAGAAGCCAACGCGGCACCTATGACGCCTACACGAAAAAGATGACGTTTGCCGCCAAGCTGCATGACGAGGTCCGGGCACTGAGCCGCGACAAACATATGGAGTTTCGCTACAGCCCGCGGCTTCCGATGCCGCCGCGACCGGCGAACGGGCCACCTCCCGGCCCTCCTCCCGGCCCTCCTCCCGGCCCTCCTGGTCCTGGCACCATCGGTCGCGGCAAAGCGGACCTGGCAGACTGCGGCTTCACCAAAGTTGAACAACTGGACGGCAACATCGGCTACATCAAGCTCGATGGGTTCTTCGAGCTCGATGGGTGTGATGAAGCCGTTGCGACCGCCATGACGTCCGTGGCGGGGACGCGCGCGCTGATCGTGGACCTGCGCGAGAATGACGGTGGCTCACCGACGATGGTGAGTTATGTCTCCTCGTACCTGTTTTCGCGGCCCACACATCTCAATGACATGTGGAATCGACGGACCGGGCGGACCGAGGAGTTCTGGACCCGCGACAGCGTGCCGGGCCGCCGCTTCGGCGAAACCAAGCCGGTCTTCGTGCTCACATCGACGAACACCTTCTCGGGCGGGGAGGAGTTTGCGTACAACCTGAAGGCGCTCAAGCGGGCCACGATCGTCGGCGAGGTCACCAAAGGCGGGGCACATCCTGTGGGACCGCGCCGAGTCGCCACCGAATACGTCATCGCCGTGCCGCACTCTCGCCCGATCAATCCGATCACGCGCACGAACTGGGAAGGCGTTGGCGTGGAACCGGACATCAAAGTGTCAGCGCAGGACGCGCTCGCTGCGGCGATCAAACGGCTTACTGACAATCAACGGCGCTAGGCTAGAGCGGCATCTTCGTTGTGGCGCGGCTGGCGGTTCAGGAGCTGATCGATCCGTCTCTTGTTCTCTTGCTGCAGAAGGGAGGGATAGGCATTGAGAATCACATTCGGGATGATCATGCCGAGACCAAAGACGAAACTGACATTGAAGCTCTGATACCATGCGGCGGCAGCCACAAAGAGAAACCCGATCAAGTGGTTGATCTCGGCAAGAGTCATTTGATGGCGGACCGACGCCAAATCGGTGCGTTTGCCTTCCACCCTGATACTCTGATTCAGGAACCTGAAGAAGCTGTTCTTGACCACCCACTTGAACTGCTCGATTCCGAGGGCTCTGTTCACGGCCTTGCTCGGGATGAGATTCAGGTGAGACAGTTTCTCGAAGTAGCTAGTTTTTTGCAGCAGGGCGCCGCCCAGAATTCCGACCATCCACGAGATGATGCAGAGGGAGAGCCCAAAAGTGATGCCGGTCAGGAGGTGATTGGCCATCATCGATCAGACACTGACCGTAACCGGAACTCCCGGCCCAGCGCACGACTGACCCCGGCCTCCAGTACCTCGTCTCGTCCGGCCCGAATCCCCGCCACCGTGGGATGCACCACCAGATCGGGCACAATGCCAATACGCTGGGTGGGCTGCCCGCCGGGATAGAACACACCGATGCCGCTGATCATGCCTTCCGCGCCTCCCGGCAACGGAATACGTGACACATTGCCATCGGCTCCAGCGGTCGTACTGCCCACCACGATGGCTCCCGGTGCGACGCGGAACGCCATGGCGGTGTATTCCGCCTGGCTCTGCGAGACTTCATCCACCAGAATGACCACGGAGCCGGTGTACCGCGGTGTCCGTGGCGTGTGCGACACCGTGGCCGTCCAGCCAAATGCGCCCGGATTGCTCGCATCGCCAACCGTGAAACGGGCGAAGGGTGTCGCGCCGCCAACCAGGTATCCGCCGAGGGCGAACACCATGAACTCGTTCGGATAGTTGCGAATGTCGATGACCAGAACGGACGCCCGCCGGGCCTGCTCGATATAGCTGGCGGCATTGGCCGCCACGACGGACGAAAGCTTCAGGTACGCGACACTGTCCGAGAGCATCTGGAACGTCTGACCCGGCAGGTCATGCACCACGCCGCGAGACCTGTTGAGTGACGCAATAGCCACCCGGTTCACGGACTTGGTGAAGGCGCCGGCCGCACCGACACCCGCGAGCACGACCGGTCCGGACCCTCGGGTCAACGCGCGCGATATCGCGAAGCCGTGTTGGCTCATTGGACGCCGGGAAGTAC contains these protein-coding regions:
- a CDS encoding ABC transporter permease → MPLFEAVLLALGQIRVQKLKSFFTLLGVTIGVMFLVAVVSIVEGMSKYVEEDFIGRFIGVNTFTLRRWPDFSGPETEEEWRDMQRWPLMYKHDARHVVGTLPKDVKWAIETDASATASSAYAPRPRQATIYAVEGDYFQIKNYDVVAGRAIAQQEYRIGANVVVIGDEVATFFFPEIDPIGRELHIRGIPYTVVGRIEKQGSLFGMSMDRLIIGPLESGLGRITNPRGDIDGMMLKAASTNAMFDGMELVRESMRARRHLRPSQRDNFSIETSESALEDFNQVKTIMTIAGTALPMIGLVVGGMVIMNIMLVAVAERTREIGIRKSLGARRKDILRQFLVEAATLSTLGALVGIGLGLAAAWLIEANTPLPAAVAPWSLVVATLLGLGVGIISGVYPARRASRLDPIEALRQE
- a CDS encoding S41 family peptidase, with amino-acid sequence MVHDLPGQTFQMLSDSVAYLKLSSVVAANAASYIEQARRASVLVIDIRNYPNEFMVFALGGYLVGGATPFARFTVGDASNPGAFGWTATVSHTPRTPRYTGSVVILVDEVSQSQAEYTAMAFRVAPGAIVVGSTTAGADGNVSRIPLPGGAEGMISGIGVFYPGGQPTQRIGIVPDLVVHPTVAGIRAGRDEVLEAGVSRALGREFRLRSVSDR
- a CDS encoding ABC transporter permease, coding for MRIGTRLLTVMEGVRIALDALRANRVRAGLTIMGVAVGVFVVVALSSVVQGVNESFARDVEAAGPTSFFVYRRPIGGFRICDGTDETCPDRRNPMITMEEVRMLERLPRIRSVTAHVASGSNFRYRDRQVSAGIDAYTPNWTEVDAGDINPGRSFTSAEYEAGSRVVILNTKLAQRLFYESDPLDKPVFIDGVVFTVIGIYDYTASPMGTPSSSTDGNDPKAIIPWTTGKSALNMWVLGNNLIVKPRAGVTAEEAVDDVTAALRGTRGLRPSQPNNFEIVTQDRLMEIYNDLFGTFFVVGLALSSVGLLVGGVGVIAIMMISVTERTREIGVRKALGATRGTILWQFLVEAVTLTSIGASVGLILGILTAIGIRTAWPEIPAATPLSSIVAALMASAVTGVIFGMLPAMRAAKLDPVAALRHE
- a CDS encoding S41 family peptidase, translated to MLRAWFDAHASGDPGRITDFYRRYQPDRIGQAAGGGRIGGAGFELVSIEKSEPRHIEFIARENRTRGLAYGTFELAPGDPVRIASSTMTPIPPNATAADLSIDAAGRLSVIAAASAQLDSVYVFPEVAKHIADSLQARSQRGTYDAYTKKMTFAAKLHDEVRALSRDKHMEFRYSPRLPMPPRPANGPPPGPPPGPPPGPPGPGTIGRGKADLADCGFTKVEQLDGNIGYIKLDGFFELDGCDEAVATAMTSVAGTRALIVDLRENDGGSPTMVSYVSSYLFSRPTHLNDMWNRRTGRTEEFWTRDSVPGRRFGETKPVFVLTSTNTFSGGEEFAYNLKALKRATIVGEVTKGGAHPVGPRRVATEYVIAVPHSRPINPITRTNWEGVGVEPDIKVSAQDALAAAIKRLTDNQRR